One stretch of Podospora bellae-mahoneyi strain CBS 112042 chromosome 2, whole genome shotgun sequence DNA includes these proteins:
- a CDS encoding hypothetical protein (EggNog:ENOG503NXMC; COG:S), producing MPPSAASHHRSHSLLLLQKLLNLRDKASPLTLILDNLEQPAHPVLNEFMTRAKISKAKIIFIALSTLKKPPLADVFIRGRHKSLQQLASEIIPHVTPSPSSPNQKNILLFDTIHPLLSTPSHLPSFLQSIIPPLTTSCLLVYHTDIPLLPQSTPYTPTPLSVLTHLSTSILTLTPLSHVLATKAAENKSLPAPVFGLHSSREGVLLSLRPPSSPQGVVITMELRRKSGRVVQEKFVLFPSPPTTAAQHRQQTKGVGGVILLSDHPAFSTATTEEEGEGIQATFNLGLTEKQRCDREGVVLPYFDAQTEVGGGEGGRILYDMGREDDFDEEEDEI from the exons ATGCCGccctcagcagcctcccATCACCGCTCGCACTCGCTCCTCCTACTCCAAAAGCTTCTGAATCTTCGCGACAAAGCCTCACCACTCACACTCAttcttgacaacctcgaACAGCCAGCTCACCCAGTCCTCAATGAGTTCATGACCCGAGCCAAG ATCTCTAAAGCGAAAATAATCTTCATCGCCCTCTCTACCCTCAAGAAGCCACCCCTCGCCGACGTCTTCATCCGCGGCCGTCACAAatctcttcaacaactcgCCTCCGAAATAATCCCCCACgtcacaccctccccctcctccccaaaccagA AAAACATCTTACTCTTCGACacaatccaccccctcctctcgaccccctcccacctcccctccttcctccaatccatcatcccccccctaACCACCTCTTGTCTACTAGTCTACCACACCGacatcccccttctcccccaatccaccccgtacaccccaacccctctaTCAGTCTtaacccacctctccacctcgatcctcaccctcacccccctctcccacgtcCTAGCCACCAAAGCCGCAGAGAATAaatccctccccgcccccgtcTTCGGCCTCCACTCATCCCGCGAAggcgtcctcctctccctccgccccccatcctccccccaaggGGTGGTGATAACGATGGAACTCCGCCGCAAATCAGGCCGCGTCGTCCAAGAGAAGTTCGTCCTCTTCCCgtcacccccaacaacagccgctcaacaccgacaacaaACAAAGGGTGTCGGCGGAGTGATCCTCCTGTCTGACCACCCCGCTTTTtccacagcaacaacggaagaggagggggaaggaaTCCAAGCTACCTTCAACCTCGGCCTCACCGAAAAACAACGCTGCGACCGCGAAGGCGTTGTTCTCCCCTACTTTGACGCCCAGACcgaggtgggtgggggggaggggggcaggATATTGTATGAcatggggagggaggacgattttgatgaggaggaggatgagatttAG
- a CDS encoding hypothetical protein (EggNog:ENOG503P6QQ; COG:S) produces the protein MADRNHGSSRRGGDRSHYDNRDRDRDRDRDRRRDQDRRRDRDDDKSRHHHHDRSSRDHYGRDRDRDRDRDRDRDRDRDSRRYRSGSRDRNDRRRSRSPRGDNRRDDRGKGYRQRDEPRGDREKDRGNNTPGNAETWGSEKPLTKELQPPQRRPPPVGSPRRSESPDRGFDREFGGNKPTETLPTRSKPTSTNASTPVAAPVSFKVKPRDDHEGTYSRGRSEEHDEYHQSRGRFDADPMDEDEEDDVVVEDDGLDDMAAMMGFGGFGTTKGKKVTGNNVGAVKKEKKTEYRQYMNRVGGFNRPLSPPR, from the exons ATGGCGGACAGAAACCACGGCAGCTCCCGTCGCGGAGGCGATAGATCACACTATGATaacagagacagagacagagacagagacagagatCGCCGTCGCGACCAAGACAGGCGCAGAGACCGCGACGACGATAAGAGcagacatcaccaccacgatCGGTCATCGCGCGATCATTACGGGAGGG atagagacagagacagagacagagacagagacagagataGAGACAGAGATAGCAGAAGATACCGCTCTGGATCAAGAGACAGAAATGACCGCAGGCGATCACGTTCTCCCCGAGGCGACAACAGGCGAGATGACAGGGGCAAAGGGTATCGTCAACGGGATGAGCCGAGAGGAGACAGGGAGAAGGATCGAGGAAATAACACCCCAGGTAATGCTGAGACTTGGGGCAGCG AGAAACCACTCACCAAAGaacttcaacctccccagcGCCGCCCCCCACCAGTCGGCTCCCCCCGTCGCTCAGAAAGTCCCGATAGAGGCTTCGACCGCGAATTTGGTGGCAACAAACCCACGGAAACACTCCCCACCCGCTCCAAACCAACCAGCACCAACGCATCGACCCCTGTCGCAGCACCTGTTTCTTTCAAGGTTAAGCCACGGGACGATCATGAGGGGACATACTCTCGAGGCCGTAGCGAGGAACACGACGAGTACCACCAGTCAAGAGGGCGGTTCGATGCCGACCCTatggatgaggacgaggaagacgatgttgtcgtcgaggacgACGGGCTGGACGACATGGCTGCTATGATGGGCTTTGGCGGGTTTGGCACGACGAAGGGAAAGAAGGTTACTGGAAACAATGTGGGAGcggtcaagaaggagaagaagacggagtATCGCCAGTACATGAACCGGGTTGGTGGTTTCAACAGGCCACTGAGTCCCCCTCGTTAA
- a CDS encoding hypothetical protein (COG:U; EggNog:ENOG503P8WP) → MAQTPTQRRANQKFAKENEARMGKNIEQIKKKVPKEQLKSPISPVWLGVLGFIIFGGLVFEALSRIFGR, encoded by the exons ATG GCCCAAACACCCACCCAAAGGCGAGCCAACCAAAAGTTCGCCAAGGAGAACGAGGCGCGCATGGGCAAGAACATCgagcagatcaagaagaaggtccCCAAGGAGCAGCTCAAGTCGCCAATCAGCCCCGTGTGGTTGG GCGTCCTAGGCTTCATCATCTTTGGCGGTCTCGTCTTTGAGGCGCTGAGCCGTATCTTTGGCCGGTAA
- a CDS encoding hypothetical protein (EggNog:ENOG503P8QV) — MSPLRTTLPRVPVFRRSIFTLSQLRQYSSSSQKPTSQTGVFYKAWTRPVAKTALLAVFVYQLAYWGWSKLEVDDIKEQKKAEITRLEAQVKKLQDEKRREEK, encoded by the exons atGTCACCCCTCAGaacaaccctcccccgcgTCCCAGTCTTCAGACGCTCAATATTCACCCTCTCACAACTCAGACaatactcctcctcctctcaaaaACCCACCTCCCAGACAGGAGTCTTCTACAAAGCCTGGACCAGACCAGTCGCCAAGACAGCCCTCCTCGCAGTATTTGTATACCAGCTGGCCTACTGGGGTTGGTCAAAGCTAGAGGTGGATGACATCAAGgagcaaaaaaaag CCGAGATCACCAGGCTGGAAGCCCAGGTCAAGAAACTGCaggatgagaagaggagagaggagaAATGA
- a CDS encoding hypothetical protein (EggNog:ENOG503Q3Z4; BUSCO:EOG09261S7X; COG:S), whose product MNFCQSSRGYFCCAMHLSPLQSRLAASVAASCLLVLLYLSLFSPHFAVAELDRPPRLLPIVFDDDLDFTPNLPAGGPMYEPDFIGFDRSIIGRAADGLLKLENTDPTPMDLEEGSTTRFWFPLAVLAGREGGGVLELRGEGEGEQEEEGLLGERQASSRTIYISVNTCKQPTAIEPDKTKEMEPPQLTLFVSKSAEYQAPGPLADMSTQHMLPFVEGAVNFNFTATEDVYIAVHAPNVSDVFEGKYNFEIAVSGEGYYFVYNDQDDADLIWVDSDSQGALLITHNLTTERDPEVQEKIMSMEPYPYVLFAHNKTDRGLDGLKRSWCGLKLNAMIAGVKGGREEGKVRSSMTRRGMGGLPKQQFFFNGLWADTNYTAFLARERRGVGLGLGKRQEGGEDKGGGGGVEVFKPVDFTTKSDHGNCALITDLKFCNEVAYSVPSNPSFGNSTQLARFYDDHAAKLYVNFNLTLQQIQCEAGPTQRYSLVRTCDDCANAYKNWLCSVTIPRCEDFGNSAPYLQARAISQPFPDGEMLSKEELGSMPNITRFNSSRNTRIDEEIKPGPYKELLPCEDLCYDLVRSCPASMGFGCPQPGGLGFEGNYGQRRENGELVCNFQGSAHIPSGEGKVLVRWGVLAAVVGMGVAWGF is encoded by the exons ATGAACTTTTGCCAATCATCGAGGGGATACTTTTGCTGCGCGATGCACCTGAGCCCGTTGCAGTCACGGTTGGCAGCTTCGGTTGCTGCGTCTTGcttgttggttttgttgtATTTGAGCCTCTTTTCGCCGCACTTTGCCGTTGCCGAGCTCGACCGGCCGCCGCGGCTGTTACCGATTGTATTTGATGACGACCTCGATTTTACGCCCAACCTCCCGGCGGGCGGGCCGATGTATGAGCCGGATTTCATAGGGTTCGACAGGAGCATCATTGGACGGGCAGCGGAcgggttgttgaagctggagAACACGGACCCTACGCCTAtggacttggaggaggggagcacGACGAGGTTTTGGTTTCCTTTGGCGGTTCTTGCtgggcgggaaggggggggggtgttggagttgagaggtgagggtgaaggtgaacaagaagaggaggggctgttgggggagaggcaGGCTTCCAGCAGGACGATCTACATCTCGGTCAACACTTGCAAACAACCGACTGCTATCGAACCGGACAAGACGAAAGAGATGGAACCGCCGCAGTTGACGCTTTTTGTGTCGAAATCGGCCGAGTATCAGGCTCCCGGACCGTTGGCGGACATGTCGACTCAGCATATGTTGCCGTTTGTGGAGGGGGCTGTCAATTTCAACTTCACGGCCACGGAGGATGTTTACATTGCGGTTCACGCGCCGAACGTGTCGGATGTTTTTGAGGGGAAATACAACTTTGAGATTGCTGtctcgggggaggggtattaCTTTGTGTATAACGATCAGGATGACGCGGATCTCATCTGGGTGGATAGTGACTCCCAGGGGGCCCTGCTGATCACGCACAACTTGACGACGGAGAGGGATCCGGAGGTGCAGGAGAAGATTATGAGCATGGAGCCGTATCCGTATGTGCTCTTTGCACATAATAAGACGGATagggggttggatggatTGAAGCGTTCGTGGTGTGGGCTGAAGCTGAATGCGATGATTgcgggggtgaagggggggagggaggaggggaaggtgaggagtAGTATGACGAgacgggggatgggggggttgccgAAGCAGCAGTTTTTCTTTAATGGGTTGTGGGCCGATACGAACTATACGGCTtttttggcgagggagaggaggggggtgggtttgggtttggggaagaggcaggaagggggggaggacaagggggggggcggtggggtggaggtgttCAAGCCGGTTGATTTTACGACCAAGTCGG ATCACGGCAACTGCGCCCTCATCACCGACCTCAAATTCTGCAACGAGGTAGCTTACTCCGTCCCTTCCAACCCGTCGTTTGGCAACTCGACCCAGCTCGCCAGATTCTACGACGACCACGCGGCCAAGCTCTACGTCAACTTtaacctcaccctccagcAGATCCAGTGCGAAGCTGGGCCCACACAGCGGTACTCCCTCGTCAGGACCTGCGACGACTGCGCCAATGCCTACAAGAACTGGCTCTGCTCCGTCACCATCCCTCGCTGCGAAGACTTTGGCAACAGCGCCCCTTATCTGCAAGCCAGGGCGATATCCCAGCCGTTCCCGGACGGGGAGATGCTGAgcaaggaggagttggggagcATGCCGAACATTACACGGTTCAATTCGAGTCGGAACACGAGGATAGACGAGGAGATTAAGCCGGGACCGTATAAGGAGTTGCTGCCGTGTGAGGACTTGTGTTATGATTTGGTGAGGAGCTGTCCGGCGAGTATGGGGTTTGGGTGTCCCCAGCCTGGGGGGCTGGGGTTTGAGGGGAATTatgggcagaggagggagaatggggagtTGGTTTGTAATTTCCAGGGGAGTGCGCATATTCCTTCTGGGGAGGGTAAGGTGCTTGTACgttggggggtgttggctgcggtggtggggatgggggtggctTGGGGGTTTTGA
- the YOP1 gene encoding ER membrane protein DP1/Yop1 (COG:U; EggNog:ENOG503P44Z; BUSCO:EOG09264USX): MSSPQDKAQVYVGQLDKELSKYPVLINLEKQTGVPKAYAVLGSVALYFFLILLNLGGQLLTNIAGFVIPGYYSLGALFSANKHDDTQWLTYWVVFSFFTVLESFISVVYWVPFYYTFKFIFLLWLSLPSFKGAEIIFRSFLAPTLSRHFQTSGSTASGLRAKADLHTE; the protein is encoded by the exons ATGTCTTCCCCCCAGGATAAGGCCCAGGTCTACGTTGgccagctcgacaaggaG CTCTCCAAGTACCCCgttctcatcaacctcgagAAGCAAACCGGTGTCCCCAAGGCCTACGCCGTCCTTGGCTCCGTCGCCCTCtacttcttcctcatcctcctcaacctcggcggTCAGCTCCTGACCAACATCGCCGGCTTTGTCATCCCCGGCTACTACTCCCTTGGCGCCTTGTTCTCTGCCAACAAGCACGATGATACCCAATGGTTGACC TACTGGGTtgtcttctctttcttcac CGTCCTGGAGAGCTTCATCAGCGTCGTCTACTGGGTTCCTTTCTATTATACCTTCAAGTTCATCTTCCTTCTCTGGCTCTCTCTCCCTTCCTTCAA GGGTGCCGAGATCATCTTccgctccttcctcgcccctACCCTCTCCCGCCACTTCCAGACCTCTGGctccaccgccagcggcCTCCGCGCGAAGGCCGATCTCCACACCGAGTAA
- a CDS encoding hypothetical protein (EggNog:ENOG503NYF0; COG:K), whose translation MDSTHDPLSLAKARKRPRSRGSTASMHSHTTQPNIEHSFSDSQDVYGSSQWMPASDHQHTHGLPQLTPEDLLLASQLQTGRDYANEPPLNASMQSVAFHHSHSMSRQSISADSFAGNTSFDDSQMLDRDGNDDGDSFSGLQPPAKPGSRSSANNEMEMRQLFNASKHRTLQDVALELHGNERGPNSERTRQVFAMLWINSVCSKGKGSVPRGRVYANYASRCATERITVLNPASFGKLVRVLFPGLKTRRLGVRGESKYHYVGFSLKEELPEPEANNTQQTVPLGDNMSFTQNFNTLPNNDVSTRSERTAFPTPDLGSQPGLKAPRSREFQHSLYNQPQVSSFDQLQRTMDKTAKRLKFSTDTGEAFKQSDPLILPRIEPFLPSGTDADAAKSLTALYRSHCTSLVECIRYCKEKTFFHLFTSFQGTLTMPVQKLFSHPAIAPWIEECDFILYQRMMRIVSGLTLQVVPKPVLDTLRSISERLVRHIRESFHGQPAHVLRAKEAPAALFAGLLDRALRVNLTAHAAANMLSNPANRDLMYAEFISMINVRKISESIPSRGMDDVVNVLLTEMRHLLDPVNVPWDIECLTVHGDVPPQSRQSQEAVQDDTSASNVLDRWVNFLRSLPARFPYASATDVVWCAQRLGTALMRDLTIGQGKSFGSWWVTKCWLDEMVEFMAEQGGFMQQRGSGGLGVGLVGDGRGTLSVAKRGQQQNIGGGGSRYSSGSDDFHHLGGRNGGGEHDGLLGGGQPDRAVFPSGPGTGGGGQGGQQNPDDSGIGIRTPDEDLPGEKFGSPVGGGGIYLGRGGWICSRGRGSSTIKGSLRRVCFLYQ comes from the exons ATGGACTCGACCCACG ATCCTCTGTCGCTTGCCAAGGCGAGAAAGCGGCCACGGTCGCGAGGCTCAACAGCATCCATGCATAGTCACACAACACAGCCCAATATCGAGCATTCTTTTTCCGACAGTCAAGATGTCTACGGTTCCTCGCAGTGGATGCCGGCCAGCGACCACCAGCACACCCACGGCCTGCCACAGCTGACCCCCGAGGACCTGCTGCTGGCGTCACAGCTCCAGACCGGCCGTGACTACGCCAACGAGCCACCACTCAACGCCTCGATGCAGAGCGTCGCCTtccaccacagccacagcatgAGCCGCCAGTCCATCTCTGCCGACTCCTTTGCCGGCAACACCAGCTTCGACGACAGCCAGATGTTGGACCGTGACGGGAACGACGACGGGGACTCGTTCAGCGGCTTGCAGCCACCTGCCAAACCAGGGTCGAGGTCGAGCGCAAACAacgagatggagatgaggcAGCTGTTCAATGCCAGCAAGCACCGCACCTTGCAGGACGTCGCCCTGGAGCTGCATGGAAACGAGAGGGGCCCAAACTCGGAGCGGACAAGACAGGTGTTCGCGATGCTTTG GATCAACTCGGTGTGCTCCAAGGGGAAGGGCTCGGTACCAAGGGGGCGCGTGTATGCCAACTACGCGTCGCGTTGTGCCACAGAGAGGATCACGGTCTTGAACCCTGCCAGCTTTGGGAAGCTGGTCAGAGTTCTCTTTCCTGGGCTGAAGACAAGGCGATTGGGGGTGCGCGGAGAGTCAAAATATCACTATGTTGGCTTTAGCCTCAAAGAAGAGCTTCCCGAGCCAGAGGCTAATAACACACAACAAACGGTACCTCTAGGTGACAATATGTCTTTCACGCAAAACTTCAA CACGCTGCCCAACAACGACGTGTCGACGAGATCAGAACGAACAGCGTTTCCCACGCCAGATCTCGGAAGTCAACCAGGACTCAAGGCTCCTCGGTCTCGCGAGTTCCAGCACAGTCTCTACAACCAACCGCAGGTGTCCAGCTTCGACCAACTGCAACGGACGATGGACAAGACGGCGAAACGGCTCAAATTCTCCACCGACACGGGCGAGGCCTTTAAACAATCAGATCCGCTCATACTTCCTAGGATCGAACCATTTTTACCAAGCGGCACCGATGCGGACGCCGCCAAGTCTCTCACGGCCCTGTATCGATCACACTGCACATCTCTTGTCGAATGTATCCGCTACTGCAAGGAAAAGACGTTTTTCCATCTTTTTACTTCGTTTCAGGGCACCCTCACCATGCCCGTCCAGAAGCTTTTTTCACACCCGGCCATCGCGCCATGGATCGAGGAATGCGACTTTATCTTGTACCAGCGCATGATGCGAATAGTCTCAGGCCTCACGCTACAAGTGGTTCCCAAGCCCGTCCTCGACACGCTGAGGAGCATATCCGAGAGGCTTGTTCGTCACATTAGAGAGTCGTTCCACGGCCAACCGGCCCATGTATTACGAGCCAAGGAGGCGCCCGCCGCCCTCTTTGCCGGCCTTCTCGACCGAGCCTTGCGAGTCAACCTCACGGCCCACGCGGCGGCAAACATGCTGTCGAACCCGGCAAACCGAGACCTGATGTACGCGGAGTTCATCTCGATGATTAACGTTCGCAAGATTTCCGAGAGCATACCGTCGCGGGGCATGGACGACGTGGTGAATGTGTTGCTGACGGAGATGAGGCACCTGCTGGATCCGGTGAATGTCCCCTGGGATATTGAGTGTCTGACGGTTCACGGGGATGTGCCTCCGCAATCGAGGCAGTCGCAGGAAGCTGTTCAGGATGACACGAGCGCTTCTAATGTGTTGGATCGGTGGGTTAACTTCCTGAGGTCTTTGCCGGCGAGGTTTCCGTATGCGTCGGCGACGGATGTTGTTTGGTGTGCGCAGCGGTTGGGGACGGCGCTGATGAGGGATTTGACGATTGGGCAGGGGAAGAGCTTCGGGAGCTGGTGGGTGACGAAATGCTGGCTggatgagatggtggagTTTATGGCTGAGCAAGGGGGGTTTATGCAGCAGAGGGGgtcgggggggttgggggttggtttggttggggATGGGCGTGGGACGCTGAGTGTGGCTAAACGGGGACAACAGCAGAAtattggaggaggagggtcgaGGTATAGCAGTGGAAGTGATGATTTTCATcatttgggggggaggaatggtgggggggagcatgatgggttgttgggtggggggcaGCCGGATAGGGCTGTTTTTCCTAGTGGTCCCGggacaggaggagggggccaGGGAGGGCAGCAGAATCCGGATGATAGTGGGATTGGGATTAGGACGCCGGATGAGGACTTGCCGGGGGAGAAGTTTGGGAGTccggttgggggaggggggatttatttggggagggggggttggatttgtAGCAGGGGAAGGGGTAGCAGTACGATAAAGGGGAGTTTGCGGagggtttgttttttgtACCAGTGA
- a CDS encoding hypothetical protein (COG:H; EggNog:ENOG503NXCQ) — protein sequence MGDLHPSTTPNGDNEQKPIPITILTGFLGAGKTTLILNLLPQLRALNPNYTLALLKNEFGDLAVDSQLASSSSISSVKELLNGCICCNLVGSLSSALKELRETARPDRVIIETSGSAFPATLAMEVNRLVRETGGREWVLDGVVSVIDVENWGGYEDVSFTARLQARYTDLVVLNKWEGVGERRVEEVVDRLGDLEVETARVRSDRGRVEVGVLLGLDSSLAAGLVEGEGGNGEGEHEHDHGHRNEVEVLSVELKGTQKGKGVDAGKLMGLLGKAPKDEVYRIKAVLTVGGEGEVKNSDEDVPVTKSQSGRYILNWAFGRWTFTAMGGGVKEHESSGESVLRMTVVLARYESTKWKRKLEAGGLLELEGDERGELVVRKIN from the coding sequence ATGGGCGACCTAcacccttccaccacccccaacggTGACAATGAACAAAAACcaatccccatcaccatcctcaccggcTTTTTGGGAGCGGGCAAAacaaccctcatcctcaacctcctcccccaactgcGGGCCCTGAATCCAAACTACACTTTGGCGCTCCTAAAAAACGAGTTTGGCGACCTCGCAGTCGACAGCCAGCTtgcctcgtcttcttccatcTCCTCGGTTAAGGAACTGCTGAACGGGTGTATCTGTTGTAACTTGGTAGGCAGCTTATCCTCTGCCTTGAAAGAACTGAGGGAAACGGCGAGACCGGACAGGGTCATCATCGAGACGAGCGGGAGTGCGTTCCCTGCAACGTTGGCTATGGAGGTTAATAGActggtgagggagacggggggtAGGGAGtgggtgttggatggggtggttAGCGTGATTGATGTTGAGAATTGGGGGGGGTATGAGGATGTTAGCTTCACGGCTAGGCTGCAGGCTAGGTATACtgatttggtggtgttgaataagtgggagggtgttggggagaggagggtggaggaggtggtggatcggttgggggatttggaggtTGAGACTGCTAGGGTGAGGAGTGATAGGGGGagggtcgaggttggggttttGCTGGGGTTGGATTCGAGTCTCGCTGCTGGcctggtggaaggggaggggggaaatggggagggggaacacGAACATGATCATGGGCATCGGAATGAGGTGGAGGTTCTTAGTGTTGAGTTGAAGGGGAcgcaaaaaggaaaaggggtggaTGCGGGGAAGCTGATGGGGTTGCTTGGGAAGGCGCCGAAGGATGAGGTTTATAGGATTAAGGCTGTGCTGActgtgggtggggagggggaggtgaagaatTCGGATGAGGATGTTCCTGTGACCAAGAGCCAGAGCGGGAGGTATATTCTGAATTGGGCGTTTGGGAGGTGGACGTTTACGGctatgggggggggggtgaaggagCACGAGAGCAGCGGGGAGTCggtgttgaggatgacggTTGTGTTGGCGAGGTATGAGAGCACAAagtggaagaggaagttggaggcgggtgggttgctggagttggagggggatgagaggggggagttggtggtgaggaagattAATTAG
- the GLG2 gene encoding glycogenin glucosyltransferase (CAZy:GT8; COG:H; EggNog:ENOG503NX5G) gives MVTGTKKEDVYASLLLTDTYLPGALVLAHSLRDAGTTKKLAILVTPDTVSTETVYDYVIYVDRIRNGKPANLFLMNRPDLHSAFTKINLWKQTQFRKIVYIDADVVAYRAVDELFDLPHAFSAAPDIGWPDLFNTGVMALTPNMGDYYAMMAMAERGISFDGADQGLLNMHFGNTYNRLSFTYNVTPSAHYQYVPAYRHFQGSINMVHFIGADKPWRQGRESTTDAGPFDEMTGRWWAVYDRHYHKEVGPDRSGRKKSLIPGQAGHAPSIVQHFVKGEYNPTTRYVVPTGEPNGQQSPTPSQEEHQGNQDHVAHSGDHHVHHESQDHIHQEEHTSAEPKVTNESGGAYTETLPQTGWDAQRSSPPTDSGPEAANFPRTHYEMSRDTSQFQAPDRYPSPPSNMWYSVPNERDQPKSVFPWENNAPRPTRVFAENPLAPVTPAPKSPGEQRRHVVGRRNLLFTPIGPAIRTAPSPGGAAWNSLNQSNAWDEIPQINRYVDSMQRHRRSRSQILAASPGRSTSGERQEEPSEERRGSIKVTDFPTEDDRPSLPVTPAPVRRRQFWANADDNGQQLPAAEGVPAQDEWDPAAQLQKLAKQQSEVLLEKLGASGTGQSQESISVDGKEIPHRPLPFGSEDILAEAPELVTGQTTPRTVESRSPSISTTATIAVPSYQGPGAMFEKGEDYLTQDTPAQPTEEDLDVLQT, from the exons ATGGTCACGGGcacgaagaaggaggacgtGTACGCAAGT CTCCTCCTGACGGACACATATCTCCCCG GTGCTCTTGTCCTTGCCCACTCATTGCGCGATgccggcaccaccaagaaGCTCGCCATCCTTGTCACACCAGACACCGTCTCGACCGAG ACTGTATACGACTATGTCATCTATGTCGACCGCATCCGCAATGGCAAGcccgccaacctcttcttgATGAACCGCCCGGATCTCCACTCGGCCTTTACCAAGATCAACCTGTGGAAACAGACCCAGTTCCGCAAGATTGTCTACATTGATGCCGACGTTGTTGCTTACAGAGCCGTGGATGAGCTCTTCGATCTCCCACATGCCTTCTCGGCGGCTCCCGATATCGGATGGCCCGACTTGTTCAACACCGGTGTCATGGCCCTGACCCCCAACATGGGCGACTACTATGCCATGATGGCTATGGCCGAACGCGGCATCTCGTTTGACGGCGCCGATCAGGGCCTCTTGAACATGCACTTTGGAAACACATATAACCGCCTCAGCTTCACCTACAACGTCACGCCTTCAGCTCACTACCAATATGTTCCCGCCTACCGCCACTTCCAGGGCAGCATCAACATGGTGCACTTCATTGGAGCCGACAAGCCGTGGAGACAGGGACGCGAAAGCACCACGGACGCCGGACCCTTCGATGAGATGACCggaaggtggtgggctgTTTACGACAGACACTACCACAAAGAGGTAGGTCCGGACCGCAGCGGCCGAAAGAAATCACTAATTCCGGGGCAGGCCGGACACGCGCCCAGCATTGTTCAGCACTTTGTCAAGGGAGAATACAACCCAACGACCCGTTATGTCGTGCCCACTGGCGAACCCAACGGTCAGCAATCCCCTACCCCCTCGCAAGAGGAACACCAGGGGAACCAGGATCATGTTGCCCACTCTGGAGACCATCATGTCCATCATGAGAGTCAGGATCACATCCACCAGGAGGAACACACTTCCGCGGAACCCAAGGTGACGAATGAATCTGGAGGTGCATATACTGAGACGTTGCCGCAAACAGGATGGGATGCCCAGAGGAGCTCACCCCCGACCGATTCCGGGCCCGAGGCCGCAAACTTCCCCCGCACACACTACGAGATGTCAAGAGACACTTCGCAGTTCCAGGCACCCGACCGCTACCCCAGCCCTCCCAGCAACATGTGGTACTCGGTACCGAACGAGCGCGATCAGCCCAAGTCTGTTTTCCCGTGGGAAAACAATGCGCCTCGCCCCACCCGCGTGTTTGCTGAGAACCCCTTGGCCCCCGTGACTCCGGCCCCGAAATCTCCTGGTGAGCAAAGACGACACGTTGTGGGAAGAAGAAACCTATTGTTTACGCCTATAGGTCCAGCCATCCGAACCGCCCCCTCTCCCGGCGGAGCCGCCTGGAACTCGTTGAACCAAAGCAACGCGTGGGATGAGATCCCCCAGATTAACCGCTATGTTGACTCGATGCAGAGACACCGCAGGTCTAGGAGCCAGATTCTGGCGGCGAGCCCAGGCAGATCGACATCCGGTGAACGCCAGGAGGAGCCAAGCGAGGAGCGCAGAGGATCCATCAAGGTAACCGACTTCCCTACCGAGGACGACCGTCCGAGCCTTCCGGTCACGCCCGCACCGGTCAGGAGGCGACAGTTCTGGGCCAACGCTGATGATAATGGCCAACAGCTGCCTGCTGCCGAGGGCGTTCCCGCCCAAGACGAATGG GACCCGGCTGCTCAACTCCAAAAGTTGGCCAAGCAACAATCCGAGGTCTTGTTGGAGAAGTTGGGTGCCAGCGGAACCGGCCAGAGCCAGGAGAGCATTAGTGTGGATGGAAAGGAGATTCCCCACCGTCCGTTGCCGTTCGGATCCGAAGAT ATTCTAGCAGAGGCCCCCGAGCTGGTGACGGGACAGACGACGCCCAGGACGGTGGAGTCGCGCTCCCCCAGCATTAGCACGACGGCGACGATTGCCGTGCCATCCTACCAAGGACCCGGAGCCATGTttgagaagggcgaggaCTATCTGACACAGGACACCCCCGCGCAGCCGACCGAGGAGGACCTTGACGTTTTGCAGACCTAG